A genomic region of Paenibacillus sp. PL2-23 contains the following coding sequences:
- a CDS encoding amidohydrolase family protein has translation MAKPRIIDADVHNAIAQPKDLLPYLPRAWHSYWLSAGPAYGGGWVSPISVLRKDAKTDDGGMPGSDPHYMLKHHFEKYGIDYGILTGSGILGISVNPNPDYANVLASAYNDWLIETWMKASPVYKGSILINHSDPQAAAKEIDRMAKHKDMVQVIMCSASRMLYGQRFFHPIYEAAERNGLPVAFHPGTEGRGISGPPTPSGYPTSYFEWHNILPINYMAHVNSLVCEGVFEKFPKLKVVAIEGGIAWLPHLMWRMDKNYKGLRDQVPWLKRLPSEYILEHIRLTTQPIEEPRNSEHLNQILDMVDAGRTVMFSSDYPHWDFDNPRMALAPIRKDLRSRILADNAMELYGLQDVPDSSPLATESSEGGVRP, from the coding sequence ATGGCCAAACCACGTATTATCGATGCGGATGTGCATAATGCTATAGCCCAACCTAAGGACCTGCTCCCCTATCTGCCCCGAGCCTGGCATTCATACTGGCTGTCAGCCGGTCCGGCTTACGGCGGAGGCTGGGTGTCGCCGATCAGCGTTCTGCGAAAGGATGCGAAGACCGATGACGGCGGTATGCCGGGCAGTGATCCCCATTACATGCTCAAGCATCACTTCGAGAAATACGGCATTGACTACGGAATATTAACGGGGTCGGGTATTCTTGGGATATCTGTTAATCCGAATCCGGATTATGCCAACGTTCTAGCAAGCGCTTACAATGATTGGTTGATTGAAACCTGGATGAAGGCAAGTCCAGTGTACAAGGGCTCCATCCTTATCAATCATTCCGATCCGCAAGCGGCAGCGAAGGAAATTGATCGAATGGCGAAGCATAAGGATATGGTGCAGGTCATTATGTGCAGCGCTTCAAGAATGCTGTACGGGCAGCGGTTCTTCCATCCCATCTATGAAGCTGCTGAACGCAACGGCTTGCCGGTTGCCTTCCATCCGGGGACGGAAGGTCGTGGCATCTCGGGCCCGCCGACCCCTTCCGGTTACCCTACATCGTATTTCGAGTGGCACAATATACTGCCGATCAACTATATGGCTCACGTCAACTCGCTTGTGTGCGAAGGCGTGTTTGAGAAGTTCCCCAAGCTGAAGGTGGTTGCAATTGAAGGCGGAATTGCCTGGCTGCCTCATCTGATGTGGCGAATGGACAAAAACTACAAGGGGCTGCGCGATCAGGTGCCATGGCTGAAGCGTCTTCCTTCGGAATATATTCTGGAGCATATTCGGCTGACGACTCAGCCGATCGAGGAGCCGCGAAACAGCGAGCATCTGAATCAAATTCTGGATATGGTCGATGCCGGCCGAACTGTCATGTTTTCGTCCGATTATCCGCACTGGGACTTCGATAATCCGCGTATGGCGCTAGCGCCAATCCGCAAGGACCTGCGATCTCGAATACTGGCGGACAATGCCATGGAGCTGTACGGCCTGCAAGACGTCCCCGACTCCAGCCCCTTGGCGACTGAGTCCTCCGAAGGGGGAGTTCGTCCATGA
- a CDS encoding AraC family transcriptional regulator produces the protein MDYAFFNKFIPRISEVTNRSLPLWESTDYQIVRDRTALHSLGYVYGGEGRLEYAGASIHLAPGVLFQICPGYAMKVYSSREAPLAFYSYLFRYRMVNWEQGSLSDAESSGPLPLELVHAGSMMLEVEAEFRKAYELWSAKDSGYDWHVKLQFLQTLRLLQSLRCNRELDSSGKQAVRRSIERMKADFAQPLSRTELAEAAAVSPGYFSSLFKTHTGLSPIQYLNKIRLDHAKQLLRDTTVPVKEVSEQCGFEDSFYFSRLFHRETGMSPRDYRNSI, from the coding sequence ATGGATTATGCGTTTTTTAATAAATTTATACCGCGTATTAGCGAAGTGACGAATCGAAGCCTGCCGCTTTGGGAGTCCACGGATTATCAGATTGTAAGAGACAGGACGGCTCTTCATTCGTTGGGATATGTATACGGCGGGGAGGGGCGGTTGGAATACGCGGGAGCGAGCATACATCTAGCTCCGGGCGTGCTGTTCCAGATATGTCCAGGTTATGCTATGAAGGTGTATTCGAGCCGCGAAGCGCCGCTAGCCTTTTATTCCTATCTGTTCCGCTATCGAATGGTTAATTGGGAGCAAGGCTCGTTGTCGGACGCAGAGAGCAGTGGCCCCTTGCCGCTAGAGCTCGTGCACGCGGGATCCATGATGCTGGAGGTTGAAGCGGAATTTCGCAAGGCATACGAGCTGTGGTCGGCCAAGGACAGCGGTTATGATTGGCACGTGAAGCTGCAATTTCTGCAGACACTTCGTCTGTTGCAGTCGCTCCGCTGCAATCGCGAGTTAGACTCAAGCGGCAAGCAGGCGGTACGGCGATCCATTGAGCGTATGAAGGCGGATTTCGCGCAGCCGTTGTCACGCACGGAATTAGCTGAGGCCGCGGCCGTATCACCCGGCTATTTCTCCTCCTTGTTCAAGACTCATACCGGTCTTAGTCCCATTCAGTATTTGAATAAGATTCGACTTGACCATGCCAAGCAGCTGCTTCGGGACACGACTGTGCCCGTCAAGGAAGTTTCAGAGCAATGCGGCTTTGAGGATTCCTTCTATTTCTCCAGACTATTTCATAGAGAGACAGGAATGTCCCCTAGAGATTATAGAAATTCGATCTGA